The Gigantopelta aegis isolate Gae_Host chromosome 3, Gae_host_genome, whole genome shotgun sequence genome segment ccctgtacctaccagccttatgttcgatggcttaaccacgatgccaccgattTTGGCTGGTTGGTTGTTTGCTTGCCTGCTGGTTTgattcgaatgaatgaatgattgattgattgattgattgattgatccgTTCATGAGTTTGTCGTTTCCGTGTTCCAGGCAAGAGATGAACTGGTTCAGCGTGGCCGAGCACATTGGAACCCACTTTGACGCCCCCCGCCATTTCTGCGTGGACGCCTGGAAGGCTCACGAGATCCCCATACAGCGCCTCGTCGGGCCCGCCGTCGTCATCAACCTGACGGCGGAGGCGGCCAGCAACATCGACTTCGGCGTCACGAACGAAACTCTGATCGCCTGGGAGAACGACAACGTGCCGATCCCGGACAAAGCGTTCCTGTTCTTCGAGTTCGGGTGGGCGCGGCGCTATCCCAACTGGCACCGCATGTTCAACCCGAGACAGCGGGGGCGGGTCCAGGAGATCCACTACCCCGGGCTGGCGCACAGCGCCGTCGAGTGGCTCGTCGCCAACAGAAACGTGCACGCCGTGGGCGTCGACACACCGTCGCCTGACCTCGGCGTCAGCAAGACGTTCATCGTACACCGGATGTTGTGTGAGAACGAGGTCGTCATCTTGGAAAACGTCGCCAACCTCGACC includes the following:
- the LOC121367054 gene encoding isatin hydrolase-like, translated to MLYFTVSRSARVSPGTVCDSRSSGTVADYCKGVGTNMTSLVTLACILCACVLVRSEVTVIDLTHTLGPRSEGYPGNPKLNFTNIRRGEGYLGIWQEMNWFSVAEHIGTHFDAPRHFCVDAWKAHEIPIQRLVGPAVVINLTAEAASNIDFGVTNETLIAWENDNVPIPDKAFLFFEFGWARRYPNWHRMFNPRQRGRVQEIHYPGLAHSAVEWLVANRNVHAVGVDTPSPDLGVSKTFIVHRMLCENEVVILENVANLDQMPPYGAMAYGGAVKLRDGSGGPVRLFATVDNSAGVFSFSAVLLTLIICFHLA